CAAGCTCCTCaagcgaagaagaagaagatgatgatgaataAGATGATCAAGCATCTATATCATTCTTTGAAGTTGATGTAGATACAATTAGAACCGTTGGGAAAGTGACAAGGATTTTATTTGCAAGATAAACTTAATGGGTGTGCCCATTCAAGCTAAAGATATCCTATTTAACATTGatagaaaagaataaagaaaGAAGGGATGCATTGTATGCGACAATAAGGGCACTTAATGGAGGATTGCCCAAACAAGCTAGCACCCAAGGATAAAAAAGAGGTGTTGTCAAAACTTGGTATGATTCATTAAGTGAAGATGAAGCTCATGATAAGAGATACATCCACAACCGCTCTCTATCACGCTCATTTTACAAGTGCCTTATGACACGAGGTAACTCTAAAAACTCATCCTAGTGAGAGTGAAAGTGATATTAAAAATGAAAATCTCTCAACTAAAGAACTTGCACAATTTGAAGAAGTTTGCACTAAATAAAATGCTCAACTAAAATTGCTAAAACCAAAATTAGTTCGCTCACAAAAATACTTATCAaaattttcttaagtagtttgatCAAAACCCTAGTTGAATCTTTTTTAAAGAAAATTTTGTACCCAAGTTAACATCAGGGGCCGCTATTATCTTGCATTAATGCTTGTCCATGCCAGCAAAGATGAGTTAACTTGATCAGACATTCTACCAACCTTTTCTCTCTTTCTCATACAACCATCCGTTAACGTTTTGCTGCTGCACCGACACCGacactttctctctcctctcacgCTCACTAACCTCCTCCTTTTCTTTAAGAAAAAATTTTAAAAGAAAAGCACAGCGCCGCCACCACCACGCTAATCAGCAGCAGCTGGTAGCAACGCGGGGGTTGCGCTGCTCTGCTTCCCAAGCAACGCACCAAAGCCAACGCGGCGCGGTACTATTATACCACCACACCACCCACCGATCCCACAGCTCATACCAGCGCAGGAGCAGCGCAGCGCAGCGCAGAGCGGCGCCGCGCGCAGCACCTCCACGCCCCCAGCTGCCTGCACATGTGAGCGGCCGCGGAGGGCGAGAGCTAGGTACATTTCGTTGTGCCGCCGCTGCGGGGTCCGTGCGCGACCGAGATCCGGTGGGGCGGTGGACAGAGATGGAGGCGAGCGCGGGGCTGGTGGCCGGCTCGCACAACCGGAACGAGCTGGTGGTGATCCGCCGCGAGtcaggagcgggcggcggcggaggaggcggcgcggcgcggcgggCGGAGGCGCCGTGCCAGATATGCGGCGACGAGGTTGGGGTGGGCTTCGACGGGGAGCCCTTCGTGGCGTGCAACGAGTGCGCCTTCCCCGTCTGCCGCGCCTGCTACGAGTACGAGCGCCGCGAGGGCTCGCAGGCGTGCCCGCAGTGCAGGACCCGCTACAAGCGCCTCAAGGGTTGCCCGCGGGTGGCTGGGGACGAGGAGGAGGACGGCGTCGACGACCTGGAGGGCGAGTTCGGCCTGCAGGACGGCGCCGGCCACGAGGACGACCCGCAGTACGTCGCCGAGTCCATGCTGCGGGCGCAGATGAGCTACGGCCGCGGCGGCGACGCGCACCCGGACTTCAACCCCGTCCCCAACGTGCCGCTCCTCACCAACGGCCAGATGGTACACCTGCTCCTCTTCCTCTCCTCCGCTGCTTGCAATGCTTTCGGCTGAGATTGAACTCGATTGTGACATGCTCACTGCGCCTGTAGGTTGATGACATCCCGCCGGAGCAGCACGCGCTCGTGCCGTCCTAcatgggcagcggcggcggcggcaagagGATCCACCCGCTCCCCTTCGCAGATTCCAACCTTCCAGGTGCGTGATTGACGCTGTTTGATGTTGGAATCTTCCAGTGCGAATGCCCAAATGTCTACCCATCTGCTGATTACCGTCTTGCTGGTTCCGCAGTGCAACCGAGATCCATGGACCCGTCCAAGGATTTGGCCGCCTACGGCTACGGCAGCGTGGCTTGGAAGGAAAGGATGGAGGGCTGGAAGCAGAAGCAGGAGCGCCTGCAGCATGTCAGGAGCGAGGGTGGCGGTGATTGGGATGGCGACAATGCAGATCTGCCACTGTATGTGCTGTGCTCATCCACACTTGTGTTGACTTATTATTAGTAGTTCTTACCTGCTTTGATTACTTTCCTTTGGATGCTGAGTGCCGACAGTGCGCTACAGTCTGCATGCTTATTGCTGAAGTTAGCTGATGCCAGCTACTTGCACTACTAGATATCTAATGAGCTACAAGAGTGCGATGCCCACTTTTATCAAACTGCTAACCTCCATCTAGACACACATAAAAGTGATATCCAATTTCATTAGGCAATAAAGGGTTATGGTAGTTAATTACAGTATATATAAAAATCTGCAGGTTTGTTTGTAGCTTTGTTATTACTTGCTACATTGCTAGATGTCCCACAACTATATGAGTTCGAGAGAATCTAGAATTCGAACTCAACTGTTTATTCAATGCTGAATTTGCAGACTAGATAATACTTCACCGATATGGAATCTTTTGTATGGTGTATTTGTTGCTTCCTTTCATCTTAATGTTTTTCATCATGGTTGTTGCATGTATATACATAGAAAAAATGGTGTAGATAATTTTGCATTGCATTTTAAGGTCATATCTTTATCTTCTAAGTCATCTGCAATGTAGTATTTGGTAACAAAAACTTTGCTATTTCTTTCCATACAGTATTACCACTATGCGGTTCTAAAATGTTCTGTAAATTTCTTGTGCAGAATGGATGAAGCTCGGCAGCCATTGTCCAGAAAAGTTCCAATATCGTCAAGCCGAATAAATCCCTACAGGATGATTATCGTTATCCGGTTGGTGGTGTTGGGTTTCTTCTTCCATTACCGAGTGATGCATCCAGCGAAAGATGCATTTGCGTTATGGCTCATATCTGTAATCTGTGAAATTTGGTTTGCCATGTCCTGGATTCTTGATCAGTTCCCAAAGTGGCTTCCAATTGAGAGAGAGACTTACCTGGACCGTTTGTCGCTAAGGTTAGTTGCATGTTGAATGGAATAAACTGTTGCCAACTATCTCCATTCTAAAGTTCCAAATCTAAGAAGTTCATTGCTTGTCTGACTAGGTTTGACAAGGAAGGTCAACCCTCTCAGCTTGCTCCAATTGACTTCTTTGTCAGTACGGTTGATCCCACAAAGGAACCTCCCTTGGTCACAGCGAACACTGTCCTTTCCATCCTTTCCGTGGATTATCCGGTTGAGAAGGTCTCCTGCTATGTTTCTGATGATGGTGCTGCAATGCTTACGTTTGAAGCATTGTCTGAAACATCTGAATTTGCAAAGAAATGGGTTCCTTTCTCCAAAAAGTTTAATATTGAGCCTCGTGCTCCTGAGTGGTACTTCCAACAGAAGATAGACTACCTGAAAGACAAGGTTGCCGCTTCATTTGTTAGGGAGAGGAGGGCGATGAAGGTACGATGTTATCCTGTGTTATGCTTTTCTGTGCAATTTCCTAACTTGTATGAACAGGATAGTTACATGGTTTTGATTTTCATTCAGAGAGAATATGAGGAATTCAAGGTAAGGATCAATGCCTTGGTTGCAAAAGCCCAAAAGGTACCCGAGGAAGGATGGACAATGCAAGATGGAAGCCTCTGGCCTGGAAACAATGTACGCGATCATCCTGGAATGATTCAGGTAGGCGTTCCTAGTCCTTGGTGTGCTATAATACATGCTAGTACAGTTAATCGTTGCCATTGTCCTACTTCTCTCTTTGTTTTCTTCAAACTGGAAGTTTGTTCTACTTAACGCCAAAatgctcaaatttctgtgtcaacaGGTATTCCTTGGCCAAAGTGGTGGTCGCGATGTGGAAGGAAATGAGTTGCCTCGCCTTGTTTATGTCTCGAGAGAAAAGAGGCCAGGTTATAACCATCACAAGAAGGCTGGTGCCATGAATGCACTGGTAAAATCTCTGCACTTGATGTCTTTTATCATTCTTCTTGTAACCTAATAACAGTGTGTGATTGATGCTTTGTTGTTCTTTTGTGTTCATAATTGGTAGGTCCGTGTCTCTGCTGTCTTATCAAATGCTCCATACCTATTGAACTTGGACTGCGATCACTACATCAACAATAGCAAGGCCATAAAAGAGGCTATGTGTTTCATGATGGATCCTTTGGTGGGGAAGAAAGTGTGCTATGTACAGTTCCCTCAGAGGTTCGATGGTATTGACCGTCATGATCGATATGCTAACAGGAACGTCGTCTTTTTTGATGTAAGATTCAGCTTCCCTGTTCCAACAAACACCTTAAGCTCTTCGTTTTATTGTCCATGTCACATATGTTTTCTAACACTTGCATGATACAGATCAACATGAAAGGTTTGGATGGTATTCAAGGGCCCATCTATGTGGGTACTGGATGTGTTTTCAGACGGCAGGCACTATATGGTTATGATGCTCCTAAAACAAAGAAGCCACCATCAAGAACTTGCAACTGCTGGCCCAAGTGGTGCCTCTCTTGCTGCTGCAGCAGGAACAAGAATAAAAAGAAGACTACGAAACCAAAgacggagaagaagaaaagattaTTTTTCAAGAAAGCAGAAAACCCATCTCCTGCATATGCTTTGGGTGAAATTGAGGAAGGCGCTCCAGGTGTTGTCAACCTTTCAAACATAGCTTACAACAGCACCGTTAGAGTTCAAAGGCATATTCTTAGATATAAAAAACCAGGACAGTTCTTCTGTTAATCCATTTCATGTTGACTTCACTACCTGTTGTGTAAATGGATGAAAGCATTTCTGTTTCTATTTGACACTTGTGAATAACATTGCACTGTTCTCCAGGTGCAGATATTGAGAAGGCTGGAATTGTAAATCAACAGAAACTAGAAAAGAAATTTGGGCAGTCTTCTGTTTTTGTTGCATCGACACTTCTTGAGAATGGTGGGACCCTGAAGAGTGCAAGCCCAGCTTCTCTTCTAAAGGAAGCTATACATGTTATCAGCTGCGGCTATGAAGACAAGACTGACTGGGGAAAAGAGGTCTATATACCATATATAACCTGATTCAAAGACTTTTGACTGTTCTATTTAAATAAAGATATAATGTGCTAAGTGGATCGTGGTTTGTTGCAGATCGGCTGGATCTATGGATCAATTACGGAGGATATCTTGACTGGATTTAAGATGCACTGCCATGGTTGGCGGTCTATTTACTGCATCCCGAAGCGGCCTGCATTCAAAGGTTCCGCACCTCTTAACCTTTCGGACCGTCTTCACCAGGTCCTTCGTTGGGCTCTTGGGTCTGTCGAAATCTTCTTCAGCAAGCACTGCCCACTCTGGTACGGATATGGCGGCGGGCTAAAATTTCTGGAGAGGTTTTCTTATATCAACTCTATCGTATATCCCTGGACATCCATTCCTCTCTTGGCTTACTGTACCTTGCCAGCCATCTGCCTGCTGACGGGGAAATTTATCACACCAGAGGTAAACATGCTTAAAAGTAaagaaggaaaaaaagaaaatcTGGTTTTAATTATTCTTGAATCTTACCACCGATTTTTGTTTCCCCCCGAACTGCAGCTTACCAATGTGGCCAGTATCTGGTTCATGGCGCTTTTCATCTGCATCTCAGTGACCGGCATCCTGGAAATGAGATGGAGCGGCGTGGCCATCGACGACTGGTGGAGAAACGAGCAGTTCTGGGTCATCGGGGGCGTTTCCGCGCACCTCTTCGCGGTGTTCCAAGGCCTTCTCAAGGTCCTCGCTGGCATCGACACGAGCTTCACGGTGACATCCAAGGGCGGGGACGACGAGGAGTTCTCGGAGCTGTACACGTTCAAATGGACCACCCTGTTGATACCACCGACCACCCTTCTCCTGCTGAACTTCATCGGGGTGGTGGCTGGGATCTCGAACGCGATCAACAACGGGTACGAGTCGTGGGGCCCCCTCTTCGGGAAGCTCTTCTTCGCGTTCTGGGTGATCGTCCACCTGTACCCGTTCCTCAAGGGCCTGGTGGGAAGGCAGAACAGGACGCCGACGATCGTCATCGTCTGGTCGATCCTGCTCGCCTCCATCTTCTCGCTCCTGTGGGTCCGCGTCGACCCGTTCCTTGCCAAGAGCGACGGCCCTCTCCTGGAGGAGTGTGGTCTGGACTGCAACTGAAGAGGCAGAATTATGCctggtttttttttttttttttttggaatTCTTTTTTCTGTAGATAGAAACACAGATCCCCGGCATTTTCCTTTGTGTCCATGGTGGCGAGGCAGTGAGTACATCCCTTGGGCGAATCATgccctgctgctgctggtggAGTGGTGGTGGTGAGTTGAATGGAATCTGTCAGTTGTGCAAGTTGATCTGCCAGCCGCCGGGGGCCGAGAAATGTGCCTGATGTTTCTTAGTAAATTATAAAGCTTTAAGTTATAGAGTCATGCACGTTCCAGAGTATGCCCTGCCATTGTATTCCCTTTACAGTTGTTGTATATTAGCAAAACGAACAGAATGATTAGGAGTtgattctctctcttttttttagcAATGTATCAAGTCCGCCCACTCGCCCAAAACCGCGGTGGGCGGCGCTGTTCTGCTTCTGTGACCGTATAGAAACGACTTGTTCTTCGACATTTTGAACACGTGAGTCCCCGTCtatctttttttttctctctctctcttcggtAATGGTGTGGAGTGGAGAGCAAGATGACTAGATGAGGACATTTCTCCCGGAGAGGCCGGCAGCGGCAGGTAGCTGGATGCCAGCCACCCAAAAGTCCAAAGCCTAGTGCGACATCGGCGCTGCCGCGCTGCGACCGACCAAACCGCCAAGGGAGACCGGCCGAGGCCTAGGGCATGGGGTGAAAGCCGCCGCCGTGGCATCCTGCTGGCATGCAATGCCGTTGCACGTGAAAAGCCTCCTGGTGCGGTACAGCGGGGTTCACGCGGCGGAAGGAAACTGCATGTGCATGTGAGGCTGCGTATGGCGCCATGACAGACGCGGAGTTGTCCCGTCGGATGCACTGGAGTCACGGGGACGGCGGGGCTGGGGTTGTGGGGGCAGCAGGTCTGGCACAGGCAGCCTGCACCCTGCAGGCTACTACTCTCGCCATCCATGATCCCTCTGCTGCAAAGACGGTGGAAAAAAATTTAGCACCGCGTGGCTGCTGGCTCCGTTTTCACGCGTTCGATAAAGTTGTTTAAGTCTTGGAACTTAGCCATGTTGATGCCAAATAGACAGTAGAACATGAGTTTGATTTCCTATATATCAACCAAAAAATACATTTAATAAGTTCTAATAAAAAGAACAGATAAGtgaaaaagagagagaaagaattaGGCTAATAAAATAGATTTATTCATGACTACCCTTAAGATCTCAAAAGAAAGATCTTCAAAGCTTGAGAAAAGGAGTAAAGGACCTCCTGCTGTTGCAGGGCATATGTCACTCACGACCTGTAAGTTTTTCCAAGTCTTTAGTGCCATTACTAGGTTTCACAAATATGGTTTAGTAAAGTTATTCAAGTGGGCTAAGTAAaaaaaaataacaaaagacaaAAAAGAAATACCAAAAACAAATTAGGCGATGTTTTACcaagacaaaataaataatttagGTGAAGGAAAATGTTATTTCATTAATTAATGTCAAATGGCAATAAAGAGATAAAGTGGACAACAAGACTGTCGTTTCTCTGATCCGTTTGTAGTCCACAGACTCAAGCAGAAAAAGGCTTTATTTTCTGTAGCAGCAGGAGCACAGTGCCCCAAGGTCGTAGTTAAGGGGTTTTTGTTTTAACTTGTAATAACATGTTAAGGggtttttgtattaaatatgaattGCATGTAGAACATAAAATCCATTGTGTCATAATCTGGTAGGTAAGTGCTTGAGACTGGCTGCATAATAGAAGGTTTGTTTTCATTTTTGAAACACAAACATGTATcctttttgaagcaaacacatttGACCGGTGTCTTGTGAATAGTATGGATTCATGTCCCATGAGCGCTCGTGCACAAAACAACACCCGCTAGAAGGGTACATAAGGGAGTTTGCTCAACTTGGATTAAGGTACCTTATTGATGCTATGATTTTCTTGATGTGTTTATTGACTGGCTGATATATTAATGTTTTGATCTGTGTTCTCATATGGCAACTGATGACTATAGAGTTGTTTGTTTTAATATAATCGATTTTTGATCATTTAACGTTTGTTTCTACAAACTATTCTCACTACTAACAATTACATTGGTATTTGAAAAGGAATATAACTCTTGCTCTACAACCCCTGCTTCCCAATTGTACCTTTTAAGTCAATTTAGTAAAAGGATTTTCATGGTTGAGCTTTACCTGAAGTTGCTTGGCCATCCcaacactacaagaaactgataaatgttcgtgggtaaaaCTAAGAACGTGGGTATCGACGTTCTTACatgagttaagttcatgggtttagttaagaacgtgggtacccacgttcttaaattaagttcgtgggccctagtcaaaaccgtcgaacttaacgcattaggaacgtgggtacccacgttcttaaattaagttcgtgggccaactggacaccgtcgaacttaacccaaaACACCTAAATCCCTAACCCGCTGCGCCGCGAGCCTCTCTCTCACCAGCTCTCACACTCGCCCTTTCCCACCCCCACGCCGCCGCCACAACACCGGCCACCGCCAGAACACCAGCCACCTGCTCCGCCTTGGCTTCGCCTCCTGGCATACTTAACAATGGCTCGCGCGGCGCGATGATTGCCACCTGCTCTGCCTTGGCTTCGCCTCCTGGCATTCCTGCACCATTCCTGCAATTTGTATGTTTGCTTTGGGAAATTTGCGTAGCAAGCTGAAAAATTGATTGTTTGGTTGTCCACGCTATAAAATTAACTATTAATCATGTAACTATATTGCATTTTTCTAGCTTATTGCGAAACAAAAGCTCCAAAAAAATGTTGCAGTTGCTAGCTCATTAGCTGCTCAACTTTATGGGTTGGATATTCTTGCAGTAAGCATTCAGGTACAACAAATTTATTCTAAACTTATGAAATGATTCCTTATTTCCTTGAAGGGAGATCAAACTCTATGTATATGATGATCCATAACCTCCAGATAGGGCCGTCCCTGGGGAGTGCAGCTGGTCCAACCGAACAAGGTCCCCAAATTCTAAGGTCCCCTAAATTAAGTGTATCACCCCACTAATACTATATAGAGCACTATGCTTGTTTACATTTCAGCTTGCCTTTTGCTCATATATTTGATTTCTTACCTATGTACAGTTGGAGAAAAGTGTTGTTCTTTTCAAGCCAAAATTTCTCACGGCTGGAGAAGGTAATGCTTCTAGCAGACATGGCACATTTGTCGCGGCTGGTGTAGTGACTACCACTACTCAGAAATCACTATGTGGGCCACCTGGAACCATGATCTTTTATAGGATTGGAGAGAAAGAAATAAATAAGCAACGGAAAAAAGGTATGTCATGAGAAAAACAATAAAAACTAGCATAGGGCGTTGAAGCTGTTTCTTGCATTAAAAACAAAAGGACTAATGATATATTTAATATGTTATAGGCTATGAATGATTTTTAGAACAAGATCAATACTGCGATCTTTACTGGTCTGCAAGGTGGACCTCATAATGAAATAAAATGAAGGCCATGCAGAGCAAGTTGGACTTTTTTAGTGAGTGGCCTTGGTTCTATTTCTTTGGTCGGTTCTTGATTAAGATATCATGGGGGATCTTCGGCTTCCCCAGCCTCTGCTCCAAATAATCTGAATCTGATCCCTGAGGACACTACTCTCTTATTCATGCTTCTTTCTGAATAATTGGTGCCCTTTTTCCCAATGTATTTTTATGCCAATTCTTTTTATATTCTTCCGGATTTTTGTGTAGTTTCTTCCAAAAACAAGAAACAATGAAGATTTAAGATGCATGTGTACAATAACTAAATGCAGTATAATGTTTTCGCTTTAGCAAAATATGTCACACAGAAGAGTTGCATGATCCATCACTTGTTGCGAGGAGAACCATTTGgagttttgaaagtcgcctagaggggggtgaatagggcgaatctgaaatttacaaac
This portion of the Zea mays cultivar B73 chromosome 2, Zm-B73-REFERENCE-NAM-5.0, whole genome shotgun sequence genome encodes:
- the LOC103647318 gene encoding probable cellulose synthase A catalytic subunit 6 [UDP-forming] isoform X1, which codes for MEASAGLVAGSHNRNELVVIRRESGAGGGGGGGAARRAEAPCQICGDEVGVGFDGEPFVACNECAFPVCRACYEYERREGSQACPQCRTRYKRLKGCPRVAGDEEEDGVDDLEGEFGLQDGAGHEDDPQYVAESMLRAQMSYGRGGDAHPDFNPVPNVPLLTNGQMVDDIPPEQHALVPSYMGSGGGGKRIHPLPFADSNLPVQPRSMDPSKDLAAYGYGSVAWKERMEGWKQKQERLQHVRSEGGGDWDGDNADLPLMDEARQPLSRKVPISSSRINPYRMIIVIRLVVLGFFFHYRVMHPAKDAFALWLISVICEIWFAMSWILDQFPKWLPIERETYLDRLSLRFDKEGQPSQLAPIDFFVSTVDPTKEPPLVTANTVLSILSVDYPVEKVSCYVSDDGAAMLTFEALSETSEFAKKWVPFSKKFNIEPRAPEWYFQQKIDYLKDKVAASFVRERRAMKREYEEFKVRINALVAKAQKVPEEGWTMQDGSLWPGNNVRDHPGMIQVFLGQSGGRDVEGNELPRLVYVSREKRPGYNHHKKAGAMNALVRVSAVLSNAPYLLNLDCDHYINNSKAIKEAMCFMMDPLVGKKVCYVQFPQRFDGIDRHDRYANRNVVFFDINMKGLDGIQGPIYVGTGCVFRRQALYGYDAPKTKKPPSRTCNCWPKWCLSCCCSRNKNKKKTTKPKTEKKKRLFFKKAENPSPAYALGEIEEGAPGADIEKAGIVNQQKLEKKFGQSSVFVASTLLENGGTLKSASPASLLKEAIHVISCGYEDKTDWGKEIGWIYGSITEDILTGFKMHCHGWRSIYCIPKRPAFKGSAPLNLSDRLHQVLRWALGSVEIFFSKHCPLWYGYGGGLKFLERFSYINSIVYPWTSIPLLAYCTLPAICLLTGKFITPELTNVASIWFMALFICISVTGILEMRWSGVAIDDWWRNEQFWVIGGVSAHLFAVFQGLLKVLAGIDTSFTVTSKGGDDEEFSELYTFKWTTLLIPPTTLLLLNFIGVVAGISNAINNGYESWGPLFGKLFFAFWVIVHLYPFLKGLVGRQNRTPTIVIVWSILLASIFSLLWVRVDPFLAKSDGPLLEECGLDCN
- the LOC103647318 gene encoding probable cellulose synthase A catalytic subunit 6 [UDP-forming] isoform X2, which gives rise to MEASAGLVAGSHNRNELVVIRRESGAGGGGGGGAARRAEAPCQICGDEVGVGFDGEPFVACNECAFPVCRACYEYERREGSQACPQCRTRYKRLKGCPRVAGDEEEDGVDDLEGEFGLQDGAGHEDDPQYVAESMLRAQMSYGRGGDAHPDFNPVPNVPLLTNGQMVDDIPPEQHALVPSYMGSGGGGKRIHPLPFADSNLPVQPRSMDPSKDLAAYGYGSVAWKERMEGWKQKQERLQHVRSEGGGDWDGDNADLPLMDEARQPLSRKVPISSSRINPYRMIIVIRLVVLGFFFHYRVMHPAKDAFALWLISVICEIWFAMSWILDQFPKWLPIERETYLDRLSLRFDKEGQPSQLAPIDFFVSTVDPTKEPPLVTANTVLSILSVDYPVEKVSCYVSDDGAAMLTFEALSETSEFAKKWVPFSKKFNIEPRAPEWYFQQKIDYLKDKVAASFVRERRAMKREYEEFKVRINALVAKAQKVPEEGWTMQDGSLWPGNNVRDHPGMIQVFLGQSGGRDVEGNELPRLVYVSREKRPGYNHHKKAGAMNALVRVSAVLSNAPYLLNLDCDHYINNSKAIKEAMCFMMDPLVGKKVCYVQFPQRFDGIDRHDRYANRNVVFFDINMKGLDGIQGPIYVGTGCVFRRQALYGYDAPKTKKPPSRTCNCWPKWCLSCCCSRNKNKKKTTKPKTEKKKRLFFKKAENPSPAYALGEIEEGAPDIEKAGIVNQQKLEKKFGQSSVFVASTLLENGGTLKSASPASLLKEAIHVISCGYEDKTDWGKEIGWIYGSITEDILTGFKMHCHGWRSIYCIPKRPAFKGSAPLNLSDRLHQVLRWALGSVEIFFSKHCPLWYGYGGGLKFLERFSYINSIVYPWTSIPLLAYCTLPAICLLTGKFITPELTNVASIWFMALFICISVTGILEMRWSGVAIDDWWRNEQFWVIGGVSAHLFAVFQGLLKVLAGIDTSFTVTSKGGDDEEFSELYTFKWTTLLIPPTTLLLLNFIGVVAGISNAINNGYESWGPLFGKLFFAFWVIVHLYPFLKGLVGRQNRTPTIVIVWSILLASIFSLLWVRVDPFLAKSDGPLLEECGLDCN